The following proteins come from a genomic window of Neptunomonas concharum:
- a CDS encoding ABC transporter permease, with protein sequence MKMSPVNQRRLANFKANKRGFWSLWIFLALFIVSLGAELIANDQPLLIEYKDELYSPALKTYLETDFGGEFESPADFKDPYLQELIEEDGQGWILWPLIRYDHQTINYDLPVPAPSPPSADNLLGTDDQGRDVLARVIYGFRISILFALVLTLFSSIIGVIAGAIQGYYGGYVDLLFQRFIEIWSGLPVLFLLIILASLVEPNFWWLLGIMLLFSWMNLVDVVRAEFLRGRNLEYVRAARALGVPNWQIMFRHILPNAMVATLTFMPFIFNSGIVTLTALDFLGFGLPPGSASLGELIAQGKDNLHAPWLGMTAFFALSIMLTLLIFIGEAVRDAFDPRKTQL encoded by the coding sequence TTGTAAGCCTAGGTGCGGAATTGATCGCCAATGATCAACCTCTCTTGATCGAATACAAAGACGAGCTCTACTCCCCTGCACTGAAGACCTATCTGGAAACAGACTTTGGTGGGGAGTTTGAATCACCTGCCGACTTTAAAGACCCTTACCTACAGGAGTTAATAGAGGAGGATGGACAAGGTTGGATACTCTGGCCCCTCATTCGCTATGACCACCAAACGATCAATTACGATTTGCCCGTTCCTGCCCCCTCGCCTCCATCGGCCGATAACCTTCTCGGCACAGATGACCAAGGAAGAGATGTACTTGCTCGGGTGATTTATGGCTTTCGTATATCCATTCTCTTTGCACTCGTACTAACACTGTTTAGCTCAATTATTGGCGTTATCGCAGGCGCTATCCAAGGCTACTACGGAGGCTATGTCGACTTACTGTTCCAGCGCTTTATAGAGATCTGGTCTGGTTTACCGGTACTTTTCCTACTCATCATCCTGGCAAGTCTGGTCGAACCTAACTTTTGGTGGCTACTGGGCATCATGCTGCTCTTTTCCTGGATGAATTTAGTTGATGTAGTTCGAGCCGAGTTTTTGCGCGGTCGTAATCTGGAGTACGTACGAGCCGCTCGCGCTTTAGGGGTGCCAAACTGGCAAATCATGTTTCGCCATATTTTGCCCAATGCGATGGTCGCTACACTGACGTTCATGCCGTTTATTTTTAATAGCGGTATCGTTACGCTAACAGCACTAGATTTCCTTGGCTTTGGCTTACCACCAGGATCTGCTTCATTAGGCGAACTGATTGCCCAAGGCAAAGACAACCTTCACGCCCCTTGGTTAGGTATGACTGCCTTTTTTGCACTCTCTATCATGCTGACTCTGCTGATTTTTATCGGGGAGGCGGTACGCGATGCCTTTGACCCTAGGAAGACGCAATTATGA
- a CDS encoding ABC transporter ATP-binding protein — protein sequence MNDILIQVDNLSVRFGEKSKAVDAVKNVSFTIKQGETLALVGESGSGKSVTALSLMKLLPYPKASHPTGEIFYKGANILSMDELQLQNLRGDQISMIFQEPMTSLNPLHTIEKQIGESLWLHKQLKGDAAKTRIIELLNLVGIRDAESRLDSYPHQLSGGQRQRVMIAMALANEPKLLIADEPTTALDVTIQKQILELLQSIQQQLGMAILLITHDLNIVRHYAHRVCVMYQGKVVESATTNALFGNPQQEYTRSLLSAEPTGQPAPIETDAQTLLTTHSLKVWFPIKRGLFGRTVDYVKAVNNIDLTLKQGETIGIVGESGSGKTTLGLAILRLIKSEGAITFKQQRIDDLNQKSIKPLRRQLQVVFQDPYGSLSPRMTVGECIAEGLNVHGIGNKADQEERIIDSLTEVGLDPDVRHRYPHEFSGGQRQRIAIARALILKPEIIILDEPTSALDRTVQVQIVELLKQLQDKHKLSYIFISHDLAVVKALSHHVLVMKQGDVVEQGAATELFNAPKHSYTQALLDAALAH from the coding sequence ATGAACGACATACTCATCCAAGTTGATAATTTAAGCGTTCGATTTGGCGAAAAAAGTAAAGCGGTCGATGCCGTCAAAAATGTCAGCTTTACGATAAAACAGGGCGAGACATTAGCATTGGTAGGTGAATCAGGCTCTGGTAAATCCGTCACAGCACTCTCGTTAATGAAACTATTGCCCTACCCAAAGGCTTCCCACCCAACTGGGGAAATCTTTTATAAGGGCGCCAATATTTTAAGTATGGATGAGTTGCAATTACAGAACCTCAGGGGTGATCAGATTAGCATGATCTTCCAAGAACCGATGACCTCGCTTAATCCATTACATACCATTGAGAAGCAGATCGGCGAAAGCCTGTGGTTGCATAAACAACTGAAAGGCGATGCCGCAAAAACGCGTATTATCGAACTCTTAAACCTCGTTGGAATTCGTGACGCCGAAAGTCGACTCGATAGCTATCCTCACCAGCTTTCTGGTGGGCAGAGGCAGCGAGTTATGATCGCAATGGCCTTAGCTAATGAACCTAAATTATTGATCGCCGATGAGCCTACAACCGCACTCGACGTTACAATTCAAAAGCAAATTTTAGAACTACTACAGTCGATCCAACAACAGTTGGGTATGGCAATACTATTGATCACTCATGATCTAAATATCGTGAGACATTATGCACACCGCGTCTGTGTCATGTATCAGGGTAAAGTTGTTGAGTCGGCAACAACGAATGCGTTATTCGGCAACCCTCAACAAGAGTACACGCGATCTTTGCTCAGTGCTGAACCCACAGGACAGCCAGCTCCTATTGAAACAGATGCCCAAACTTTGCTGACAACCCATAGTCTAAAAGTCTGGTTCCCCATAAAGCGTGGCTTATTCGGCAGAACCGTTGATTATGTCAAAGCGGTTAACAATATTGATCTCACCCTAAAACAGGGCGAGACCATCGGCATTGTTGGCGAATCCGGTTCAGGTAAAACTACACTGGGTTTGGCTATACTTCGACTAATAAAAAGCGAAGGGGCTATCACGTTTAAGCAACAGCGAATTGATGATTTAAACCAAAAGTCGATCAAACCTCTTCGTCGCCAGCTCCAAGTAGTTTTCCAAGACCCCTACGGCAGTCTCAGCCCTCGAATGACCGTGGGAGAATGTATTGCCGAAGGCCTAAACGTACATGGTATTGGTAATAAAGCAGATCAGGAAGAGCGGATTATTGATTCATTAACCGAGGTCGGACTTGATCCAGACGTACGCCACCGCTACCCCCATGAATTTTCCGGAGGACAACGGCAGCGCATCGCTATTGCTAGGGCGCTCATCCTCAAACCTGAAATCATCATTCTGGATGAACCCACTTCCGCACTTGATCGAACCGTACAAGTACAAATTGTAGAGCTACTTAAACAATTGCAGGACAAACACAAGCTCAGCTACATTTTTATTAGCCACGATCTAGCGGTCGTTAAGGCTCTCAGCCATCATGTTTTAGTGATGAAACAGGGTGATGTCGTTGAGCAAGGCGCCGCAACGGAACTCTTCAATGCCCCCAAACATTCCTACACCCAGGCTCTGCTCGATGCCGCACTGGCACATTAA
- a CDS encoding YceH family protein translates to MDMDLSALQTRVIGCLIEKEVTTPDQYPLTLNSLTTACNQKSNRDPVLALSDTQVHDVLDELKKKHLIREEEGFGSRVPKYKHRFCNTEFSELQLSEQELGILCTLFLRGPQTPGELRSRTNRLCHFTDVHETETVLQRLSERSTPLVMRLPREPGKRESRYAHLFSGEVDVSLDVTSLEAGEHNPVKSDYVDALEQRVSELERIVSDLQARLTSLE, encoded by the coding sequence ATGGATATGGATCTGAGCGCTTTGCAAACGCGGGTAATTGGTTGTCTGATCGAAAAAGAAGTCACGACCCCGGACCAATACCCGCTCACCTTGAATTCATTGACGACAGCCTGTAATCAGAAAAGTAATCGTGATCCTGTTTTGGCGTTATCGGATACGCAGGTTCACGACGTGTTAGATGAGCTAAAAAAGAAACACCTGATTCGTGAAGAAGAAGGCTTTGGCAGTCGAGTGCCTAAATATAAACATCGATTTTGTAACACGGAGTTTTCCGAATTACAGCTGAGTGAGCAAGAGCTAGGGATTCTGTGCACGCTGTTTTTGCGTGGTCCTCAAACGCCTGGAGAGTTACGTAGCCGTACAAACCGCTTGTGTCACTTTACGGATGTGCACGAAACAGAAACTGTTCTACAGCGCTTAAGTGAGCGTAGTACGCCGCTTGTGATGCGTTTGCCTCGGGAACCGGGAAAACGTGAGAGCCGCTATGCTCACCTGTTCAGTGGTGAAGTGGATGTTTCCCTTGATGTGACATCCCTCGAAGCGGGGGAACACAATCCTGTTAAAAGTGATTATGTCGATGCGCTAGAGCAACGTGTTTCTGAGTTAGAGCGTATAGTCAGTGATTTACAGGCCCGCTTGACCTCGCTGGAATAA
- a CDS encoding PepSY-associated TM helix domain-containing protein, protein MRKVGVYLHRWFGLFTAVFLFISGLTGAIISWDHELDEWLNPQMYILQEGGDKRQSYPSLELANRYEASNPYLQISYMMLNQEDGHTFNAFVVPRPDPVSGKANEIAFNQVALNPYTAEPQAQRMWGEISLSKENLLPFLYKLHYSMHIPDGFGIRLGYLIMGIVAIVWTLDCLISLWISFPRLSSWRKSFRFRLHEGRYKLNFDLHRSGAVWVWGLLLILAVTSISMNLETQVMRPLVAKFSELSPNEFDNRDPRPLDEPAEPVFSREMIVEKAIADANARGWEVPAGGIFYSSSYDLYGVGFFEGTNDHGDGGLGNPWLYYDAKTGLPAGGVIPGEGSWGDIFLQAQFPLHSGRILGLGGRILISFMGLVVAMLSVTGLIIWARKRKARINKQARSASYN, encoded by the coding sequence ATGAGAAAGGTTGGCGTTTATCTACACCGTTGGTTTGGCCTTTTTACGGCGGTATTTCTGTTTATATCAGGATTAACCGGAGCGATTATTTCTTGGGATCATGAGCTGGATGAATGGCTAAATCCTCAGATGTATATACTCCAAGAGGGCGGGGACAAGCGCCAGTCTTACCCCTCTCTTGAGCTAGCAAATCGCTATGAGGCGAGTAATCCGTACCTTCAGATTAGCTATATGATGCTAAACCAAGAGGATGGACATACTTTTAATGCTTTTGTGGTGCCACGACCTGATCCTGTCTCAGGAAAAGCCAATGAAATAGCCTTCAATCAAGTGGCGCTTAACCCTTACACTGCTGAGCCTCAGGCTCAGCGAATGTGGGGGGAGATCTCTCTAAGCAAAGAAAACCTGTTGCCGTTTTTATATAAATTGCACTACAGCATGCATATCCCTGATGGGTTCGGAATTCGATTAGGTTATTTGATAATGGGGATAGTGGCGATTGTGTGGACGCTTGATTGCCTTATTTCGCTTTGGATTAGCTTTCCACGTTTATCATCATGGCGTAAGTCATTCCGCTTTCGTCTTCATGAAGGTCGCTATAAATTGAACTTTGATTTACATCGCTCTGGCGCTGTGTGGGTATGGGGGTTGCTGTTGATTTTAGCGGTCACCTCAATCTCCATGAATCTTGAAACTCAAGTGATGCGACCTCTTGTAGCCAAGTTTTCTGAATTAAGCCCCAACGAGTTTGATAATCGAGACCCTCGGCCATTGGATGAACCCGCTGAACCTGTGTTCTCTCGAGAAATGATTGTAGAAAAAGCGATAGCCGATGCGAATGCGCGAGGCTGGGAGGTTCCCGCAGGCGGTATTTTCTACTCGAGTAGTTATGATCTTTACGGTGTCGGATTTTTTGAGGGAACTAATGACCATGGTGATGGCGGGTTGGGTAATCCTTGGCTGTATTACGATGCGAAAACAGGATTGCCGGCAGGGGGCGTGATACCCGGAGAGGGGAGTTGGGGTGATATTTTCCTGCAAGCTCAATTCCCACTGCATTCAGGACGAATACTGGGGTTGGGTGGGCGCATCTTAATCTCTTTTATGGGGTTAGTCGTCGCTATGCTGAGCGTCACCGGTCTTATTATATGGGCGCGTAAGCGAAAAGCTCGTATCAATAAGCAGGCGCGAAGCGCTTCTTATAATTAA
- a CDS encoding TonB-dependent siderophore receptor, whose translation MSSSRCAVGATFPSSYTLLAAVIKHGAVILSCLALSQNTLAQDVQQTSLKGSVEALALPSLEVTGRSIPGQISSPSENSGSYKIKRSSTATGLSIDVKDTPQVVSTVTHEVLQDFTATSINDALQLAPGVNVEKLETDRTAYTARGFDIINVQVDGVGVPDAYSLITGDVDTAIYDRIEILKGANGLTSGTGNPSATINLVRKRPTYDTQTAFGVTAGSWGKGRLDLDVSGSLNEEQTIRGRFVAAKERAESYLDRYAKDRLVGYGVLEADVTEQDTVTLGFSQERSNADSPMWGALPLSFTDGSSTHYDVSTSTASDWSYWNTRKNTAFVEWQHNFENDWRLLATAEHTKTVESSNLFYVYGTPDKATGEGLFAYPSAYGSENKKSQFALRLSGPYSMAGREHELIIGAGYTSGKLDEFSGYAAELGMAVPDLSIWDGRFDVQDFYSSTDGGAVKENQTSVYGATRINLSDDLNIIAGVNHTAVRTNGMSYGASKERDDSDLSPYLGAIYSLNDEWNTYASYTAIFNPQNRLDENKKRLDPIAGKAYEVGVKGSLFDDQLLATAAVFYAEQANVAERAGTIDGQAVYAGVDTISKGVEFELSGKPTQRINLSAGLTLLEIEDEAGKAARTFVPKRTLRLSGVYQIPGMESLKVGGSVRWQSDTENARGTYKQDAYTLLDLMASYEFNEEIRLIAKVNNITNQRYVSSLHSSQGFYGAPRNGTLTLSWNF comes from the coding sequence ATGTCGTCTTCCCGATGTGCTGTAGGGGCAACTTTTCCTAGCTCGTATACATTGCTTGCGGCTGTAATAAAGCATGGTGCTGTAATACTTTCGTGTCTTGCGTTGTCACAAAATACCTTAGCGCAGGATGTGCAACAGACCAGCTTGAAAGGATCAGTAGAGGCATTAGCATTACCTAGCTTGGAAGTGACTGGTAGATCGATTCCAGGTCAGATAAGTTCGCCTTCAGAGAACTCTGGAAGTTACAAAATTAAACGCTCTTCCACAGCAACAGGTTTATCTATCGATGTGAAAGATACTCCCCAAGTTGTTTCAACCGTTACGCATGAAGTTCTGCAAGATTTCACAGCAACATCTATCAATGATGCCCTGCAATTAGCCCCCGGTGTTAATGTTGAAAAGCTAGAAACCGATCGCACCGCATATACTGCTCGTGGCTTTGATATTATCAATGTTCAGGTGGATGGCGTGGGTGTTCCTGATGCCTACAGCTTGATCACCGGGGATGTAGATACAGCGATCTATGATCGTATTGAAATACTTAAAGGTGCCAATGGGTTAACTTCAGGTACTGGTAATCCATCAGCGACTATCAATCTGGTTCGAAAACGACCTACCTATGACACACAAACAGCTTTTGGAGTAACAGCTGGATCTTGGGGCAAAGGGCGGCTAGATCTGGATGTTTCCGGCTCATTAAATGAGGAGCAGACTATCCGAGGGCGTTTCGTTGCAGCTAAAGAGCGTGCCGAATCCTACTTAGATCGCTACGCAAAAGATCGCTTGGTTGGTTATGGCGTACTGGAAGCTGATGTGACGGAGCAAGATACAGTGACGCTGGGATTCAGTCAGGAACGAAGTAATGCCGATAGCCCTATGTGGGGAGCGTTACCGCTATCTTTTACCGATGGTTCAAGTACGCACTATGATGTATCTACCTCAACGGCATCGGACTGGTCCTATTGGAATACGCGAAAAAATACGGCATTTGTGGAGTGGCAGCACAATTTTGAAAACGACTGGCGTTTGCTAGCGACGGCAGAGCATACGAAAACCGTTGAAAGCTCAAATCTATTCTATGTTTATGGAACACCAGATAAAGCAACGGGAGAAGGACTTTTTGCCTATCCCTCTGCTTATGGTAGTGAGAACAAAAAATCTCAGTTTGCACTGCGTTTAAGCGGTCCGTATTCGATGGCGGGAAGAGAGCATGAGCTGATTATTGGCGCTGGCTATACGTCAGGGAAGCTCGATGAGTTTTCAGGTTATGCCGCAGAGCTAGGGATGGCGGTACCTGATCTATCTATCTGGGATGGACGATTCGATGTTCAGGACTTCTATTCAAGTACCGATGGTGGCGCCGTTAAAGAGAATCAAACCAGTGTGTACGGCGCTACAAGGATCAATTTATCTGATGACCTCAATATCATCGCAGGCGTTAATCATACAGCAGTTCGCACGAACGGTATGAGCTACGGCGCATCAAAAGAACGTGATGACTCTGACCTAAGTCCCTATCTAGGTGCCATTTATTCACTCAATGATGAGTGGAATACTTACGCAAGCTATACCGCTATTTTTAATCCTCAAAATAGATTAGATGAGAACAAGAAGCGTCTAGATCCGATTGCAGGTAAAGCCTATGAAGTCGGCGTTAAAGGAAGTTTGTTTGATGATCAACTTTTAGCGACGGCAGCTGTTTTTTATGCTGAGCAAGCGAACGTTGCCGAAAGGGCAGGCACTATTGATGGCCAGGCGGTTTATGCAGGTGTTGATACTATCTCAAAAGGCGTTGAGTTTGAGTTATCAGGTAAGCCTACCCAGCGTATTAACTTGTCGGCAGGGCTTACACTCCTAGAGATTGAAGATGAAGCAGGAAAGGCAGCCAGAACCTTTGTGCCAAAGAGAACCCTACGTCTTTCTGGTGTATATCAAATCCCTGGAATGGAAAGCTTAAAAGTTGGAGGTAGCGTGCGTTGGCAAAGTGACACTGAAAACGCTCGCGGCACATACAAACAGGATGCGTATACGCTGTTAGATCTGATGGCGAGCTATGAATTTAATGAAGAAATACGCTTAATCGCTAAAGTTAATAATATCACCAATCAGCGCTATGTTAGCTCACTTCACTCCAGCCAAGGTTTCTATGGTGCGCCTCGTAACGGGACACTGACATTGAGTTGGAACTTCTGA
- a CDS encoding trimeric intracellular cation channel family protein — protein sequence MDYSTLIYWAELVGVAVFAITGALAAQGKRMDILGVVVLAIVTALGGGTIRDITLNAHPVGWVVNNTYLWTAIISAVVAFLTCRYFLYPRRTMLVLDAAGLALFAILGAEKAMGLGVAPVIIVMMACITGCAGGMIRDILTREIPLILHRDGELYATCAILGAIFYVVFHGVIDERLLAISAMLIIFFSRLAAVFGNLCLPEFIVTGHKLESPEEARDR from the coding sequence ATGGATTATTCAACATTGATCTACTGGGCTGAGCTGGTTGGTGTCGCGGTTTTTGCGATCACTGGTGCGTTAGCGGCTCAAGGTAAACGGATGGATATCTTAGGGGTGGTAGTATTGGCTATTGTGACCGCCTTAGGTGGGGGGACGATTCGTGATATCACCTTAAACGCACATCCTGTTGGCTGGGTGGTTAATAATACTTATCTTTGGACCGCTATTATCTCAGCGGTTGTGGCATTTCTAACCTGTCGCTATTTTCTCTACCCTCGCCGGACAATGTTAGTACTTGATGCTGCAGGCTTAGCCTTGTTTGCCATCTTAGGCGCTGAAAAGGCGATGGGGTTAGGCGTTGCACCCGTTATTATTGTGATGATGGCCTGTATTACGGGCTGTGCTGGAGGCATGATTCGTGACATTTTAACGCGAGAAATTCCACTGATCTTGCACAGAGATGGCGAGTTGTATGCAACATGCGCGATTTTAGGCGCAATTTTTTATGTTGTGTTTCATGGTGTTATTGATGAACGCTTGCTTGCTATCAGTGCAATGCTGATCATCTTCTTTTCTCGTTTAGCGGCAGTGTTTGGAAACCTTTGCCTTCCCGAGTTTATTGTTACAGGGCATAAACTCGAATCCCCTGAAGAGGCCAGAGATCGTTAG
- the ruvC gene encoding crossover junction endodeoxyribonuclease RuvC — MLILGIDPGSRVTGYGVINAVGSRNEYVASGCIRIKGDELPDRLNQVFDGVTEVIRQFSPQEMAIEQVFMARNADSALKLGQARGVAIVASTQQSLPVFEYAARAVKQAVVGKGSADKAQVQHMVAQILKLPGLPQADAADALAIALCHAHTRIGMVKMAGATGRRQGRWR, encoded by the coding sequence ATGCTGATATTGGGCATAGATCCGGGCTCTCGGGTAACCGGTTATGGTGTTATCAACGCTGTAGGCTCCCGAAATGAGTATGTTGCCAGCGGGTGTATTCGAATCAAAGGTGATGAGCTGCCTGATCGTCTCAATCAAGTCTTTGATGGGGTAACTGAAGTGATCCGCCAATTTTCCCCCCAAGAGATGGCTATTGAGCAGGTTTTTATGGCGCGTAATGCCGATTCGGCATTAAAGCTTGGGCAGGCGAGGGGAGTCGCTATTGTTGCGAGTACTCAGCAATCGCTGCCTGTGTTTGAGTATGCGGCAAGGGCTGTTAAGCAAGCGGTCGTTGGAAAAGGTTCTGCTGATAAAGCGCAAGTCCAGCATATGGTTGCACAGATTTTAAAGCTACCCGGCTTACCTCAGGCTGATGCGGCAGATGCCTTGGCAATTGCACTGTGTCATGCCCACACTCGAATCGGTATGGTCAAGATGGCTGGAGCTACGGGGCGTCGACAAGGGCGCTGGCGTTAA
- a CDS encoding YebC/PmpR family DNA-binding transcriptional regulator, whose product MAGHSKWANIKHRKAAQDAKRGKIFTKLIRELVVAAKEGGPSPEDNPRLRAAVDKALGANMKKDTVEKAIQRGAGGGEGDNYDELTYEGYGAGGIAILVETMTDNVNRTVAQVRAAFTKHGGNLGTSGSVAYLFEKKGQITFDESVDEDTIMEAALEAGADDVVTNDDGSIDVYTIATDFMDVKDGLVSAGFEPVHAEVTMIPSTSVDLDEEGGRKFLKLLDVLEDLDDVQNVYHNAIIPEESMQD is encoded by the coding sequence ATGGCAGGTCATTCCAAATGGGCCAATATTAAACACCGCAAAGCAGCGCAGGATGCGAAACGCGGCAAAATCTTTACTAAACTGATACGCGAGCTGGTTGTTGCCGCTAAAGAGGGCGGGCCTTCGCCAGAAGATAATCCTCGCTTACGTGCAGCAGTAGATAAAGCTCTTGGCGCAAACATGAAGAAGGATACCGTCGAGAAAGCGATCCAGAGAGGTGCTGGTGGCGGTGAAGGCGATAACTATGATGAGCTGACCTATGAAGGTTACGGCGCGGGTGGTATCGCTATCCTTGTTGAGACGATGACAGATAATGTGAATCGTACGGTGGCGCAAGTTCGGGCGGCTTTTACCAAGCATGGCGGTAATTTAGGTACCAGTGGTTCTGTTGCTTATCTATTTGAAAAGAAAGGCCAAATCACCTTTGATGAAAGTGTGGATGAAGACACCATTATGGAAGCGGCACTTGAAGCCGGTGCAGATGATGTTGTGACTAATGATGATGGCTCCATTGATGTTTACACTATCGCTACTGACTTTATGGATGTGAAAGATGGTTTAGTCAGTGCAGGGTTTGAGCCTGTCCATGCCGAGGTGACTATGATCCCTTCTACTTCTGTTGATCTGGATGAAGAAGGTGGTCGTAAATTCCTTAAATTGTTAGATGTGTTAGAAGACCTTGATGATGTGCAAAATGTTTACCACAATGCCATTATCCCTGAAGAGTCGATGCAAGATTAA
- the aspS gene encoding aspartate--tRNA ligase: MRSHYCGDLRKEHIGEEITLTGWVHRRRDHGGVIFLDVRDRQGIAQVVFDPDREESFKLADSVRNEYVIELKGLVRDRPEGTTNTEMPTGEIEVLGKELIILNKAETPPFQLDDHQQVGEDVRLRSRFIDLRRPEMQQKLRFRSKVTSEIRRFLDDNGFLDIETPILTRATPEGARDYLVPSRVHEGHFYALPQSPQLFKQLLMVSGFDRYYQVAKCFRDEDLRADRQPEFTQIDIETSFMNEDEIMGMAEEMIRKLFLELKGVDLGDFPRMPYSEAMQRYGSDKPDLRIPLELVDVADLLANIEFKVFAGPAKDPKGRVAALKVPGGAALTRKQIDDYTKYVGIYGAKGLAYIKVNEVAKGVEGLQSPIVKFLGDEVAMQIVDRLDAKDGDLIFFGADSYKIVTEALGALRIKVGIDMDMLEREWAPLWVVDFPMFEETDNGGLTALHHPFTAPSCSPQELKSNPLEALSRAYDMVLNGCELGGGSVRIHDQQMQSTVLEILGITDEEADDKFGFLLNALKYGAPPHGGLAFGLDRLIMLMTGTDSIREVIAFPKTQSASCPLTDAPGEVSAAQLRELNIKLRKTP; the protein is encoded by the coding sequence ATGCGCAGCCATTATTGCGGCGATCTGAGAAAAGAGCATATCGGTGAAGAAATTACGTTGACGGGGTGGGTGCATCGCCGTCGTGACCATGGTGGCGTGATCTTTTTGGATGTCCGCGACCGTCAGGGCATTGCTCAGGTCGTCTTTGATCCAGATCGTGAAGAAAGCTTTAAATTGGCTGATAGTGTTCGTAATGAATATGTTATTGAGCTGAAAGGTTTGGTGCGTGATCGTCCTGAGGGCACGACTAATACAGAGATGCCTACAGGTGAAATTGAAGTTTTGGGTAAAGAACTCATTATCCTGAACAAAGCAGAAACGCCGCCGTTCCAGCTGGACGATCATCAGCAGGTAGGTGAAGACGTTCGCCTTCGCAGTCGCTTTATCGATTTGCGTCGACCAGAAATGCAGCAGAAACTTCGCTTTCGCTCTAAAGTAACCTCTGAAATCCGTCGCTTCTTGGATGATAACGGTTTCTTAGATATCGAAACCCCGATCTTGACCCGTGCAACGCCAGAAGGTGCGCGTGACTACCTTGTGCCTAGCCGTGTGCATGAAGGCCATTTTTATGCCTTGCCACAATCTCCGCAGTTGTTTAAACAACTCTTGATGGTGTCTGGGTTCGATCGTTATTATCAGGTAGCTAAGTGCTTCCGTGATGAAGATTTGCGTGCAGATCGTCAGCCAGAATTCACCCAGATAGATATTGAAACATCTTTCATGAACGAAGATGAAATCATGGGTATGGCGGAAGAGATGATCCGTAAGTTGTTCTTGGAGTTGAAAGGTGTCGATCTGGGTGACTTCCCACGTATGCCATACTCTGAAGCAATGCAGCGTTATGGTTCTGATAAGCCTGACCTGCGTATCCCGCTTGAATTGGTCGATGTAGCTGACTTGCTGGCGAATATTGAATTCAAGGTGTTTGCTGGCCCAGCGAAAGACCCTAAAGGTCGTGTTGCGGCATTGAAAGTACCAGGCGGTGCTGCGCTTACGCGTAAACAGATCGATGACTACACCAAATATGTTGGAATCTACGGCGCGAAAGGCTTGGCATACATCAAAGTCAATGAAGTTGCCAAAGGCGTTGAAGGTTTACAGTCGCCAATCGTTAAGTTCTTGGGCGATGAAGTGGCTATGCAAATCGTTGATCGCTTGGATGCAAAAGATGGCGATTTGATTTTCTTTGGGGCTGACTCCTATAAAATCGTGACTGAAGCTTTGGGCGCTTTGCGTATCAAAGTCGGTATCGATATGGATATGCTTGAGCGCGAGTGGGCTCCGCTTTGGGTCGTTGACTTCCCGATGTTTGAAGAGACTGACAACGGTGGTTTGACGGCGCTTCATCACCCATTTACAGCACCTAGTTGCTCACCGCAAGAGCTGAAGTCTAACCCACTTGAAGCGTTATCTCGGGCGTATGATATGGTGTTGAATGGTTGCGAGCTTGGTGGCGGTTCGGTGCGTATTCATGACCAGCAGATGCAATCTACTGTGCTGGAAATTCTAGGCATTACAGATGAAGAAGCGGATGACAAATTCGGCTTCCTATTGAACGCGCTTAAGTATGGTGCACCTCCACACGGCGGTTTAGCATTTGGTTTGGATCGTCTGATCATGCTGATGACGGGCACGGACTCCATTCGTGAAGTTATTGCCTTCCCGAAAACCCAGAGTGCATCATGTCCGTTGACTGACGCTCCTGGCGAAGTGAGTGCGGCTCAGCTGCGCGAACTCAATATCAAACTACGCAAAACCCCTTAA